Within Cyprinus carpio isolate SPL01 chromosome A7, ASM1834038v1, whole genome shotgun sequence, the genomic segment GAACCGTTGTCTGACCAATGAAAGTGTCCTGGAGCGACCTTGATGACCAGCATCATCATGCAGACCATTAAGCACTTGTTGTTTCAGAGCATCTGGGACAATGAATTAATACAACTTTTTGTTCATGTGATTATCTCTTTTTATTCTGAAAAGCATGCCATCTCTGATGGTGTGTTTATTCTAATGCTTAAGAAGCCTTAAGACAGTACAGGGCTCACTAGCACGTTCATGCTTGTTAGGACGTCGGTGTCTTTGAACATAAAAGAGTGCTCTACTCACTGTGTTATCCTGTTCCTGTGTAGCCGACAGAGTGCTCACACTGAGTGCAGTAGTCTGGTCCACACTGAGAAATGCGGAATGCTTTCCACTCCCATCATTCGTCCTACACCACCAGAACAGTGTGCATCCAATACTGCAACTACATCCTGTGAACTCAAAGCACCTGCAGTCATCTGACCTTGGCCACTTACTCCTGTTGCTTCAGAAAGATCATCAGCAGGGCTTAATACTTGACATTTAGCGGTAAGTCTGAAGGAAACTTGGACGATTTGATCTACAACTCCATTAACCTGATTGAAAAAAGAGTGGTAAGGTTCTGTTACAAGTCAATGGCTTACACTAGACTGGACAAAAGGTTCCCTGCTCAATGCGTCGGCAACAATGTTCTTGAAGCCAGGTACGTATTTCAGGTCAAAGCTGAAAGAGGCTAATTTAGCAACCCAGTGTTACTAACAGGCATCGAGTCTTGGCTTGGTGAGTATGTAGGTGAGGGGAATGTTGTCTGTCCAAGCTGTAAAGTGACACCCCTTCAACCAATAATGGAACTTGTCACATATCGCCCACTTAAGTACGAGGAACTCTAGCCTGTGAGCCGGGTAATTCATCTGAGAACGTGACAGTGTCTTGCTAGCAAATGCCACTGGTCTGGCCATAGTGCTGCCCTCTGGGATCTGAGAGAGAACAGCTCCCAAGCCATCAGATGAGGCATCTACAGCTAGTATGAATTCACAGTTAAAATCAGTGTGTACTAGCGTTACACTTGTGAGAAGGTCCTCCTTTAAAGTGTCAAATGCTTTATGGCAATTGTCGTTACAGTCTGTTGGTGAAAGTTTAACAAACACAGCCTTTGAGTTGAGCAGTCTCAGTCTTTGAGATCAGATCGAATAACGGTTTGGCTTTAACAGAGCATCTCTCTATAAAATGTTGGTAGTACAACACCATACCTAAGAATGATCTGATTTTCTTATGGCACGGAGTGATTCCGTCAGAGTCCATCAAGTCCACTGCTTTAACATCTGTGATGGCCTTAATTTTCCCTGGGTCAGTCTTAACACCATCCTCACAAATGACATGTCCAAGAAACTTAACTGATTTTCTCAAGAAATGGCATTTTTTAGGTGAAAGCTTGAGATTGTGGACCTTGAGTCTTGAAAACACCATCTACAGCCTTTCAAGTGCAACCTGCTCATTGGGCGCAAAGACCATGATAGCACAGTAAACTTGTGAAGTTCTCGTCACCAAAGATTGACATCATCATGTGCATGAACATTGCGGGACTATTACAGAGGCCCTGCGGCATTCTGTTATATTCTTGCAGCCCAAATGGTGATGAGAAAGCAGTGTATTTCCTATCGTCTTTGTGTAACGGTACATTATAGAAGCCTGAAGTAAGGTCCATAGTCGAGAAGAAAGCATTTCCTCTAGAGCAGCTAAAGTGTCTGACTGGTGTGGCAGAGGATGGGCATCTTTCACAGTCCTTGCATTTAGCCATCGAAAATCAGTAAAAATCCTCAAATCACCATTCTTTTTCCACACCAGGTTTGTCATCCACTAGGCGGATCTGATGTACAAAATCTTTGGCTTCTCCACAGTCCATCTTATTCCTTGAGAATATGGACTCATATTTCTTGATGAGATGGAGTAACTTCATTTTCCATACTGAAGACACTTCACACGCTGTCAGATCCAGGTCTCTCAATACCAAGTCATTTAAGGCTTGCACCATCTCATATTCAAATTCCTGGGAATTGTCCTCTTGTTGAATGTGCTGAACTTGAGACTTTATAAGGTCACTCTCTGGAAGATCTTCTACAGCGATACATGAAGAGACATCTGCAATCTTAGCATTTCTTCTTAATGTCAACACACTCTTTGTAGGATTTATAACTTTGATAGGTATCCAACCATTGCCCCATAAAGGTGTAATGACTCGGCCTACCATGATCTGTTTCGGCCACATCTGGACTGGGTGGGCTCCACCAGCACCGTACTACCCGCAGACATCACAGTGTTGACAGGAAGCTTGCCCCATACAAGGTGTTCACTCTGGGGTTGAAGTGTCACACAGTGCTAGAGTTTAACAGTACCAACTTTCTCAGGTATGTGATCGCCTCTCCATCTCTGTGTGTTGGAAAGCAATGAAATGAACTCTAAACACTTGTTTTGTTCATTACCGCTCGGAAGTGAAATCAATTTCCAGTAGTCACCTGTATTTTTCAGGAGAGTCAGCAAGCTCTTGATGGCGTTGCTGCCCAAGATCATCTCATCAGTCTGGCCTGGAACGATCAGCACAGGTATTATCAGTTTACATCCGTAAACACAGACGGACAAATCATACATCGCCGTTGGTGTGACTCGATGACCACCACAACCAATAATTACAACATCATCAGCAGAAGATTTTGTAAACGTTGAAGTGCTTGCCAGCAAACTAGCTTCAGCTGCCTCACTGAGAGTGCAGGCCATTGAACCACTGTCAAGTAATGCAGCGAAAGACGGTCCATGCTCTAGAGACACAGTAGTGTAAAATAATGAATCAGCTCTAGGGACTCTTTGTATTCTTTGAAAGACAGCAGTTTTATCAGGTGagacactgttttttttctgttcataaaTAGACTCATAATCTTGTGTCACAAATATGGGAGGATTTTCAATCTGGTCTGTGCTAACCTCCCTTGTGCACAGACCTGCTAGTTTTCCGGACTGGGCTGAGTGGATTGACTTCTCCACCGAAGACAGGAACGCCTGGAGTGACCTGGTGACTGATACTGGAAACATAGTCGGTGCTCATGACAGTGCATCAAGGCGGAATGGGCAGCATCATTAGAAATAGAGCACGGTAAGGCATCAAGACCTTCAATCCTAGGAAATCGGGTTTGAGGCTGGCGTCTAGGATGAGATGGAGGTGTGTTAGAATCGGTTAGCAGAACTTTTTCAAGCATGTCAATGACCTTTTCAAGGGCAGAGAAATCTGTGCTTTTTGGTTGTTCGCACAGTGTGGGAGCGGGCACTGGAACTGCGTTAACATCAATCTTGTTGATTGAAACTCTTTCACTTTGGCTGCGATGCACTGTACTGGTGACTTTGAACAATAAGTCAGATTGATAGTCATTAAGCACAGCCTGTACTTCATGGGCTGACCATTTGTCAATCGGTTTGGTTCTGAAGGTTAAGGCTAAGTCTTTACTTGGGCAGTGTCTGATAAACATGTGGACTATTTCCATGCTGGGCTTGTCAAGTGTTTTACCTTGCTCTTGCAAGCATTCAGAAGCGACATCTGCAGCTCCGTTGAGTCTCAGCCAGTAGTCGTATGGATTTTCGTTGTCCTCGGGTAAAGTAGTGTAAAAATCAGCAAGAGGAACAGGTGAGTAATGACTACAACTGAAATGTTTACCCAGCAGGCTGTAGACAGAGTTTGGGCAGACAGTGGTGGCAGAGTCACAGTTCCTGATCCAGAATTTGACTACATCTTTAGCTTTACCACGCAGGTGTACAATGATTTCCTCCACGTGTTCATCCGCATTCATGTTGCTCTTTTTAACAAATGTCCTCATCAGATCTTCCCATTCCTCAATTTCAATTGTATCTGAACCATCTCCTCTGAATGAAGGTGGCTCCTTGAATTTTCTGTGCTGAATCACTTGGTTTTGTGACAAATTAGCCACGCTTGAGGGGCTGTCATTCTTATAATCATCAGTGTGTTTTTTACTTGGTGCGTCAGTGTCAAAGCTATGGGAACTGAGATGAGACATAATTTTCTCTGCTAATTGTTGGCCAATTTGATGGACAATTGAAATCATCTGCCCTAACATATCAGGCACACTATCATTGTTGGGTGTAGATGTGGAGGCTACTCTGTGATTAATATTTGACTGCATGTTTGCTGTATCGTACTCTCGTACAAAACACACCCCTCTTGTAAAACCAGGTCTACTATTGCTATTGCCAGTGTTGGGGCTGTCCATCGGAAAGGGAATTGGGAAACCTAAAACTCCTCTGCCTCTACCCACTGGAAAAGGAGTACATTGATCAGGTAAGTATCTATTGTTGTTACTCATCTTGGGGAATGAAATACGCTATAATACGTACAGGCATTAACTCAATATCaaagagcagagagagaaaagTCCAATAAAGGATAAAGTCAATGAGTCCCTCAATCACCAAAGGCTGTGGAATGATGACGAACAGTTTAACCGATGACACACGCTTCCAGTCCTAATGCAGCAGCACAGTGATCTCAATCAACTTGCTTGAAGACACGACCCATAGCAACACAGCGGCATCACAACTTCACGGCACCAATGTGACGGTCTTGCCTGGGCAGTCTGCTTTCTGCACAATGGAGACGGTGTGTGTAAATAGGGTTTCACTGATTCAGAAAGAGAATTAACCATTTCTACATGAAACACAAGGCAACACACAAATTGATTACAATCAGGTCTCTAAACACGTTATAACTCAATATTGAGCAACACACTTGACGCCAAACAAGGCTTAACAGAGTCCCAACATATTCATTGAAAGATACAGTCACAATAAAGCAACTACTTGTTTGTTTAGGACAATTATAAATGGTAATTCTCAGACCGCGAAAAACGTGCAACTTACCAACAGCAATGCTTCATTAACTCTGCTGTGGGCGGTCCCTACTCCACACGCTAAATCACATCACACAGCACAAAGATGGCGCTGTCCCCATTTATGCAATAATTTAACATACCATTTCACTCCGTTACATTTGCAGTTAGCTTTGTTCTTTGCcactttaaagggttacttcactgcaaaatgaatatttttgtcattaatcacttacccccatgtcgttccaaacccgtaaaagctttgttcgtcttcagaacacaatttaagatattttggatgaaaactgggacttaagactgtcccatatagactgccaaataaataacagtgtcaaggtccaggaaagtatgaaaagcatcgtcagaatagtccatctgccatcagtgattcaactgtaacgttacaaagcgacgagaatactttttgtacacgaagaaaacaaaaataatgagtttatttaacaattcctctcctctgtgtctctccaaatcagtgtacgcaggcggcgtacactcttctgtgtcagctgcgctgcaTTGTTGcgctgtttttttaatcaaaccaaagctcaaaaacacataaaaaaaacgtatccttgagGCTGAGACTAGCACGTTGTGCTAAAGCTACCACGTGTAAAAGTGCTAAATGGGTCATGAGATGAGACTAAGAGTGATTTATTAGTGTCAATGTGTTTAATAACTGGCAAAAAGTTGTATTAATGTGTCGTTTGAGACGTGTGTGTATGCATTTGTGATGGAAGTGTTTGAATCAGAAGTTAACTATTATGTTTGCCTTGTGTTTTGCAAGGccgttttttcttctttttttttctgtgattcttTCTATGAACATGATCTCCTGCGATAGTTTCCTGTTTTGTGCCAAACATAATCCTTTGGTGTGGAATCATCTGGGTTCGTACGCGATAATGGCGAGCTGCCCATGGACCTTTGAACTGTGATTTGAAACCATCAGCTGGTGGGAGGATTACAATTTAGCTTGTTCTTTTGGACACAAAGGACTCTGATACTTCAAACTTGTTTGATTTTTGCTTTTGAAACGGACATACTTCATCTTTTGAACTTGAACTGATCGAACGAGTGTTCTAAATCACTTGATTTACAAACTTTGATCAATTTGGTCATTTGATTCGCGAaccttgttttttaaatgaatcaattcataaTTTCTTGCGTTTTCaatcaatatttttgaatatactgtTGAGTTTTGAAAGGAAAAGTGTTATCTACATTGATTTTCTGCATTTAGAGTTAAATTGACcatacaattacaattattttgcacatttgggttattgaatgtaatgttttgttgaAGAGTTTACTATTGTGAATTGATTTGAAAGAGACAGACgcagtatttttttttgagaatttatttTGTCACATTGTGTGAAGAGTGCGAAACGTCATAAAATTGTACTGAGGCTGATGAACTGTTAAATTCTTTGTCCTATAAAAGACTAGTgatgcaacgataccatttttttcaGAACCAATCCAATCCGAtaccaaaaattctgagtatctgccgataccaaTCCAATACcagcgcagtttttttttttttaaatcaatgtagaatttctataatcataatctatgacaaaaatactattataaactaggttagttgataattcagcagcaaaagataccCTAGAATAGAAAAATCATGgatgcacaataattttataaaatctagtgaaatattttatttacaaataaaagtgaataagtctaaaatctggtaaaatgttacacattgctctttgtattgttgtaaaatacattcatgaaaaaacaagaatatacatttatatagaaatgtaAAAGAGTTTCTTTTacatgtatagcacagtaataaaagcagcaacatatgatagataggacagaataagaaagaaaaataataatatttaattgcgcatagaaaattattataatgcTAAAGACACCAATATAGAGTGGCACAGAGCGCTTATGTGCATCCTGTGCAcagaatgatgagcttgaaaCAACACAGAGTCACAGTGCACAGCTGCGCAGCCCTCCGAGTCTGCATAGAAAAGTTAGTACAACACACATGCTGCtctgctcgtgttcatcttcagttctctcttcacagcagttcagtcagtttaCCGTTttctccgggatattggtttattttgacttagagggagtgtcagccacgttaaaaaagtgaataacttaagtaatttgtggattaatgcttactggagacgcaaaccgtttcaaacgattcagttaaCTGGTTAAATCGAATGATTCATTCGCAAACCGGACATCAGTAGTACAAAAGGAAGAGATATTGATATGTGGTGTATTAAATCTGTGCATTAGTATGATCTAtttctttgaacagttttaaacctcagttacggtgcgctcttgaagagagtttcatctttttgactgtagtaaccgaaCGCGACACacagtttgattgctgaatggaggatgacagacagccgcagcGGAGAGAAGAATTTATGTGAACTTGAGTTTAAACTATGATTGTCCTATTCTCTTCTGTAGAGCATCtgtattttgagttattttataaCGTGTACAAAACACTCCTTATCAAAAtagaacactgtaaaaaaaaaataaagttaaacaattttaaaagagtaaaaaacaaaatactattacagtctttctacttcaaaatgtattgtttaattcactgttacttcataattaaatgtaaaatttactaCCAATTTCTTAGTAagaattgtttctacaccatttttttaatcagtaaagGTTAGTAGAAAACAGATTGTTGCTTCTGCATCATTTTGTAatgcaaagacaaaaatcaaacagatttaaaatatcattaatctATTGCATTGCCTTTGAAGTGATTTGAATATTAAGCACTTTATCTGTCCACAATTTGGTGACCCAACACAGTACTAagatgattaattatttaaaaataaacacgtTTGATTGGTGGGTGGTTTTGTTCATAGTTTTTGTGCATGAGAATGCTACATAACCTGTCCATGTTGCGTCTAATTCGACTTCTACCAAGTGTCACAAATGTCTTGTGAAAAACCGTAGTGCTTGATTGCATGTGCAGACTTTGATCAACAATATGGGAAGTGTTTCACTAATTTACTATCCTGACTATGCATGCTGTTTGCATTTAGTTTGTTCTTTGCCACTTTAACCTTTAGTCCAAACACTGATCTaccagtttcattttttttacttgaacattttattatgcatattaaaaaaaaaagactatatttATAACTTACAGGAAATCAATGGTTTGAGGCAACAGTAACAATAAATTAagacatttgaaaacaattatcTTAGATCATTTTAGCCACATGATGGCTCACACTTgcacaattatattaatatactgattttaattttcatcAGCCCTCTCTGTGCAGGAGCCTGATTTTAAATAGCAGTACATTAGCAGAATACAAACACTAACGCTCgcaaaaacattcataaacacaatctctcacacacaaacactaagattaaataaataatgtaatgccCTCTTCCCCATATTTTCTGCTTCTTTCTTCATTGTTCCCAGAGTCGCATTATTGCACAGTTATAAATATGCTGAATTACATATACTTTGGTGTTGGGTTCATCAAGCGTTCAGTGCTCATCGACCAGTTTCAGAAAGCAAATGTGTTGGCAGAATCCTTACAACAGGAGCACTGCAAGGATCCCTGAGAGAATTACCAGAGCagctgaaagaagaaaaaaaatcagttatttatAAAGGAACTTTAGATGTTTTATCATAAAGTTTTAAAGCACGACACAAAAATGATACTACTTCTATAGAGGTCAGAAACTTTCCTGTATTGTACACTTGTTCTATCTGTTGTGCAAATACATATCATGCAccaatagattttaaaaaagggCATTTAGCAACTAAAGAGTAGTCATTtgtttcactcttttttttttaacacactagAGATTTTCTCTCAAAATGCAGATTCTGCCAGAAGACATTGCCCTGATGAGTTCTTACCCTGAGATGCAGCATGATGCAGTGCATTGCTCCCTGCTGTAGTAGCAGGTTTTGCTGTAGTAGTCGTAATAGTGGTAGTATTATCTGTGCTTGTAGTGGGTGTTATTATGGCAACGTCTGAGCTGCTAGTGTTGGTTAGATCAACCAATGAATTTGTAAACATTCGTGTGACTGGAGACCCTAAAGTGCCTGTGgaaaggaaaacattttaattttgctaCTAACTGAAATCTCTTTTAGGTCTTCGTTCATAGTGTCGCTCTCACCATTTGTAAAGTTGCCAGTGAAGAAATAGAGGAAAGCATTTGTGTTTGCCGCACGGGCGTTGCTGCTGAGACCTGCAGCTACAAAAATGCACTGAATCCTTGTGCCGTTCACAGAGCCACGGAAGGATCCAGGGTTAAACTGCAAGACAAATCAAGTACAAATGTATTGCTGCAAATTAGGGGTCAGAGTGAGTGAAGTTACCCTCTACTTAAAAGCATTCTATAAACCCTTCAGCTCTACTCGGGGTTTTGCTTTTTTCACTCACTGCTGTTGAACAAACATTTGCATTGTTACTGTTTTTCATTGTTACTGTTCTACTGTATAAAACATGTTATATTTGAAAGCCATCCCTGCTTCTGTTCATTACCACATCATTTATAGTCAAGAATATTTTGTGCAAAGCTTGGCACTGAAGAAGATGCTCTGTAAAAGGGAGTCTTACAGTCTTATCTGGAGTCAGAATGTTGTTGTTCAGAGTGGCACGAATGAACTTCGCCACACCATTGTCATTGGCACAAGAGTAGACAGTGTCATCATCACCCTATGAGCAGGAAAGGTTAATAAGTCCGAGAATCCAAATCTGAGATTTGTTTTtccaaaatcacatttttaacaaagggatttttatttttaagcatggaCATATATGAGAAATAAATTTGATCATTTTCAGACCTCCTTCTTGTCTCGAGACAGGCCAACTGCGATGTAACCATTTGAATCCCCACTGAGCTCAAAAGTGAGATTGTCTAAGTTTCCGTTCACCACTCTTGTGGAGGCAAAAATGCAGCTACTTGAGCTTGATGGATCACAGTTGGCTGGAGTGGAGAAACATGCCCTGTCCTTTTTACAGTTGTCCTTGGTGACCTTATCCTGCAACGTTACGTTCAGATTAGCCACAAAATGTAatgctgaaattaatatttaagaaatgtataaaatcaTAAGTAAACTCATCAATTTATAGTAATTTGCTATCCAACACATCACAATAGTTTTTAACATCAATGGCTTTACTTCACCTGCACCACAAAAAGCAACACATtcatatacatgaaaaaaaaaatggctcgcCAGTCTGTTCTCACTTACATTTGTTGTAACATTATTAGCTGTAGATAATCCAGAGGCAGTAGATGCAGTGGCATTTGATGATGCAGTAGTATTTGAGGATGCAGTGGAATTAGATGCGGTGGTGTTCGGGGCTGTAGTGGTGTTTAATGCTAAAGAGGAACTAGATGTGGTGATGTTCGGGGCTGTTGTGGTGGCATTTGTACTGGGTGTTATTACTGAAACATCTGTGCTGTTAGGGTTGCTTAAGTCCACTGACCCATTTGTAGTCATTCTAGTGACTGGAGAATCCAGAGAGCCTGGAAAATGAGTAAAGGGAGGAGTAAGATTTAGGTctgctgcaaaacaaaaaatatgtcacTTGATCAGTGTTGCACTCACCATTTGAGACACTGCCTGTTAAAAAGAAGACATAAGTGTCTGTGGTTGCCGCACGAGTGATGCTGCCGAGACCTGCAGCATTGAAAATGCACTGAATCTTTCCTCTATTCACCGAACCACGGAAACTTCCAGGGATGAACTGCAGcgaaacagaaatattattactgaGAAAGTCTATTTTAGtatgttacagtatattttaatctGCTTTAATGCATTATTGCATCTTAACACAGGTTTTAAAGGCAACCTTTGAGACCTGTGTGTATAGtaccattttctgttttcatatactactgtatttttttactgtgaagAACATCCACTGCTCAAAATTGGCATAGTATTTTTTATACAGAAGGTGCTCTGGAAAAGGGCCTTACAGTGTTATCCTGAGCCAGTCTTTGATGGTTCAGTGTGGAACGGAAGAACTTCAGTGCACCATTGATGTTGGCGCAAGAATAGACAGTGGCTCCTTGACCCTGAGGATGTGAAAAGTAAATTAGTCAGGGAACCATACTAGTTCttaaatattagaatataataaaagaaGCATGATtgaaaaaacatttggattttaTCTCTTACACTGTTGTCTCGAGAGAGGCCAGCTCCAATGTAACCATCTGACTCGCCACTGAGTTCAAAGGTAAAATTATCTGCACTTCCGCTTACTCCTTTTGCAGATAGGAAATAACAGGAATCTTGTGCACCTGGATTACAAGTAGGTGGAGCAGAGAAACATGCTCTATCCCTCCTGCAGTTATCCCTGCCAGTGATATCCTGCAGTGAACAAGAggtcaaattaaaaagaaagaaaaaaattataaaaattaattgttaTCCTTTAAAAGCAACTTTCACTTCAAGTCAGGATtcttattatttgcatttttgagcAAGAAAAAGGGCTTACTAGTGATAGATTATTGACGTTGCTGTTGTTCAAGGTATTAGAGCCTGATGGTGTCGCAGTCAGGTTAGCAATCACGGTGGGAGGGCGTGTTTGAGTCTGGTTGgcggttatgttgggagggtttgtctgggtcaggttggcggttatgttgggagggtttgtctgggtcaggttggcggtAATGTTGGGTGGGtgtgtctgggtcaggttggcggttatgttgggagggtgtgtctgggtcaggttggctgttatgttgggagggtttgtctgggtcacgttggcggttatgttgggagggtttgtctgggtcaggttggcggttatgttgggagggtttgtctgggtcaggttggctgttatgttgggagggtgtgtctgggtcaggttggctgttatgttgggagggtttgtctgggtcaggttggcggttatgttgggagggtgtgtctgggtcaggttggcggttatgttgggagggtttgtctgggtcaggttggcggttatgttaggagggtttgtctgggtcaggttggcggttatgttgggagggtttgtctgggtcaggttggcggttatgttgggagggtttgtctgggtcaggttggctGTTATGTTGGGAGGGGgtgtctgggtcaggttggcggttatgttgggagggtttgtctgggtcaggttggcggttatgttgggagggtttgtctgggtcaggttggcggttatgttgggagggttgtctgggtcaggttggcggttatgttgggagggtttgtctgggtcaggttggtGGTAATGTTGGGAGggtttgtctgggtcaggttggtGGTAATGTTGGGAGGGGgtgtctgggtcaggttggcggttatgttgggaggggtgtgtctgggtcaggttgacggttatgttgggagggtgtgtctgggtcaggttggcggttatgttgggagggtgtgtctgggtcaggttggcggttatgttgggagggtttgtctgggtcaggttggcggttatgttgggagggtttgtctgggtcaggttggcggttatgttgggagggtttgtctgggtcaggttggctgttatgttgggagggtgtgtctgggtcaggttggtggttatgttgggagggtgtgtctgggtcaggttggcggttatgttgggagggtttgtctgggtcaggttggcggttatgttgggagggtttgtctgggacaggttggcggttatgttgggagggtttgtctgggtcaggttggctGTTATGTTAGGAGGGGgtgtctgggtcaggttggcggttatgttgggagggtttgtctgggtcaggttggcggttatgttgggagggtgtgtctgggtcaggttggcggttatgttgggagggtttgtctgggtcaggttggcggttatgttgggagggtttgtctgggtcaggttggcggttatgttgggagggtttgtctgggtcaggttggtGGTAATGTTGGGAGGGGgtgtctgggtcaggttggcggtAATGTTGGGAGGGtgtgtctgggtcaggttggcggttatgttgggagggtgtgtctgggtcaggttgacggttatgttgggagggtgtgtctgggtcaggttgacggttatgttgggagggtttgtctgggtcaggttggcggttatgttgggagggtgtgtctgggtcaggttggcggtTATGTTGGGTGGGCGTGTTTGAGTCTGGTTGGTGGTTAGGTTGGAAGGGGGTGTCTGGATAAGGTTGGTGGTCATGT encodes:
- the LOC109076803 gene encoding putative ferric-chelate reductase 1 codes for the protein MTTNGSVDLSNPNSTDVSVITPSTNATTTAPNITTSSSSLALNTTTAPNTTASNSTASSNTTASSNATASTASGLSTANNVTTNDKVTKDNCKKDRACFSTPANCDPSSSSSCIFASTRVVNGNLDNLTFELSGDSNGYIAVGLSRDKKEGDDDTVYSCANDNGVAKFIRATLNNNILTPDKTFNPGSFRGSVNGTRIQCIFVAAGLSSNARAANTNAFLYFFTGNFTNGTLGSPVTRMFTNSLVDLTNTSSSDVAIITPTTSTDNTTTITTTTAKPATTAGSNALHHAASQAALVILSGILAVLLL